In Candidatus Methylomirabilota bacterium, the DNA window TCGAGGCCGAGATCGTTGAGCTTGGCGCGCGTCGGGTAGCCGGTGGCGGGGTCGCACCCGGCAAGCTGGTAGTAGCTGTCGCGCGCGCGCTCGAACTCCTCGGTGGTCAGGGCCACGCCCGCCGTCGGGCCCGTGCCCCCGAGCGGCTGGAAGAGCTTCTTGGGCAGCGTGTCGGCCGACTTGCCCATGCCTTCGCGGGCATTG includes these proteins:
- a CDS encoding aldehyde ferredoxin oxidoreductase C-terminal domain-containing protein; this translates as NAREGMGKSADTLPKKLFQPLGGTGPTAGVALTTEEFERARDSYYQLAGCDPATGYPTRAKLNDLGLDWLADKVPAAR